Proteins encoded in a region of the Nocardia asteroides genome:
- a CDS encoding cytochrome P450, with protein sequence MVGDLAAETSLLRAAGPLARIELLGVPAWTVTQHALARQLLVDTRLVKDIGAWSLWRSGVVTRQWPLIGMIDVGRSMFTVDGAEHRRLRIKTTQALTKRRLDALRPAIERMTAELLDDLAEAGRDGAVDLKTVFAYPLPMRVISELMGVDRADHPMLLSWYEAFFSLLTPQGERLRVIDELDAYFTELVRKKAADPTDDLTSAFLVGGETEPLTEEEVVGKLKALVAAGHETTIGLILNAVRALLGRPEQLSAVRAGDLTWDAAVEETLRWDSPVTHLLMRFATEDIVVGDTVIEKGEGVVMSYRAIGRDLAVHGPGADEFDVARPTANRHLAFGYGPHICPGAALARLEAGIALPALFARFPGLRFAVPVEEIRNLPVLTQNDLEAFPVYIGN encoded by the coding sequence ATGGTCGGTGACCTGGCCGCAGAGACCAGCCTGCTGCGCGCCGCGGGCCCGCTCGCCCGGATCGAACTGCTCGGCGTACCCGCCTGGACCGTCACTCAGCACGCGCTGGCCAGGCAACTGCTCGTCGACACCAGGCTGGTCAAGGACATCGGCGCCTGGTCGCTGTGGCGGTCCGGCGTGGTGACCAGGCAGTGGCCGCTGATCGGCATGATCGACGTGGGCCGTTCCATGTTCACCGTCGACGGCGCCGAACACCGCAGACTGCGGATCAAGACCACCCAGGCGTTGACCAAACGCAGGCTGGACGCGCTACGCCCGGCGATCGAGCGCATGACCGCCGAACTGCTTGACGACCTCGCCGAGGCCGGACGCGACGGCGCGGTGGACCTCAAGACGGTGTTCGCCTATCCGCTGCCGATGCGGGTCATCAGTGAGCTGATGGGCGTGGATCGGGCCGACCATCCGATGCTGCTCAGCTGGTACGAAGCGTTCTTCTCCCTGCTGACGCCGCAGGGTGAGCGGCTGCGGGTGATCGACGAGCTGGACGCCTACTTCACCGAACTGGTGCGCAAGAAGGCCGCCGATCCGACCGACGACCTGACCAGCGCTTTCCTCGTCGGCGGCGAGACCGAGCCGCTGACCGAGGAAGAGGTGGTCGGCAAGCTGAAAGCGCTGGTGGCCGCCGGGCACGAAACGACGATCGGGCTCATCCTCAACGCGGTGCGCGCCCTGCTGGGACGCCCGGAACAGTTGAGCGCCGTTCGCGCGGGCGATCTGACGTGGGATGCCGCGGTGGAGGAAACCCTGCGCTGGGACAGCCCGGTGACCCATCTGCTGATGCGGTTCGCGACCGAGGACATCGTCGTCGGCGACACCGTCATCGAGAAGGGCGAGGGAGTCGTCATGTCCTACCGCGCGATCGGGCGGGACCTCGCCGTGCACGGCCCGGGCGCCGACGAGTTCGACGTCGCCCGCCCCACGGCGAACCGGCACTTGGCATTCGGTTACGGCCCGCACATCTGCCCGGGTGCGGCGCTGGCCCGCTTGGAAGCGGGAATCGCGCTGCCCGCCTTGTTCGCCCGCTTCCCCGGCCTGCGCTTCGCCGTGCCGGTCGAGGAGATCCGCAATCTGCCGGTGCTCACCCAGAACGACCTCGAAGCGTTCCCGGTGTATATCGGGAACTGA
- a CDS encoding IS5 family transposase, which produces MTTLAVTARADLSDAQWARLEPLLPTPKRPGRPSRWTRRRLLDGIRWRIRVGCPWRDIPPQYGSWQAIYALFRRWSRAGIWAHVLRQLQAIADAAEQIGWLVSVDSTIMRAHCHAAGARRDGDRQAEPPGGHYSEPADHALGRSRGGWGTKLHLACEHRLRPLSLLLTAGQAGDSPQFAAVLDGIRVPRLGRGRARVRPDRVLADRAYSSAANRAYLRERGIPATIPVPADQVGHRRNRGRAGGRPPAFDREIYRHRNTIERGINRLKQHRAVATRYEKLATRYLAVIQIAAIDQWL; this is translated from the coding sequence GTGACCACCCTAGCGGTGACCGCGCGAGCGGACCTGTCCGATGCCCAATGGGCACGGCTGGAGCCGCTGCTGCCCACCCCGAAACGACCCGGCCGTCCCTCGAGATGGACCCGACGCCGCCTGCTCGACGGTATCCGCTGGCGGATCCGGGTCGGTTGCCCGTGGCGGGACATCCCACCGCAGTACGGGTCGTGGCAGGCGATCTACGCGTTGTTCCGCCGCTGGAGTCGAGCCGGGATCTGGGCGCATGTGCTGCGGCAACTCCAGGCGATCGCCGACGCCGCCGAACAGATCGGATGGCTGGTCAGCGTGGACTCCACGATCATGCGTGCCCACTGCCACGCCGCCGGGGCCCGCCGCGACGGCGACCGCCAGGCCGAACCACCCGGCGGCCACTACAGCGAACCGGCCGATCACGCGCTCGGGCGGTCTCGGGGCGGATGGGGAACCAAACTCCATCTGGCCTGCGAACACCGCCTGCGTCCGTTGTCGCTGCTGCTCACCGCCGGTCAAGCCGGTGACAGCCCCCAGTTCGCCGCGGTCCTCGACGGCATCCGGGTCCCGCGCCTGGGTCGTGGGCGGGCACGCGTGCGTCCGGACCGGGTACTGGCGGACAGGGCGTATTCCTCGGCCGCCAACCGCGCCTACCTGCGCGAGCGTGGTATCCCCGCCACTATCCCGGTCCCGGCAGATCAAGTAGGACACCGCCGCAATCGTGGCCGCGCGGGCGGGCGACCACCGGCGTTCGACCGTGAGATCTACCGGCACCGCAACACTATCGAGCGTGGCATCAACCGACTCAAACAACACCGCGCTGTCGCCACCCGCTACGAGAAACTCGCCACCCGCTACCTCGCCGTCATCCAGATCGCCGCCATCGACCAATGGCTGTGA
- a CDS encoding glucose 1-dehydrogenase, which translates to MTHNISRFDGKVALITGGSSGMGLATARRLLAEGAQVVITGRDKTRLDAALEELNGDDRVIAIRADVGRLADLDALTAAIGDRHGRLDVVFANAGVASFGPSGEITEDEFDRVVDINFKGVFFTIQKALPLLSEHAAIVINASWTLHRGLPGGSLYAATKAAVHNLARTFAAELGPRGIRVNSVSPGYIETPMFHDNVGPEAHTAVLAEVAARRLGTAEDVADAVAFLASAEASYVNGQDLIIDGGLVAAVSRELI; encoded by the coding sequence ATGACGCACAACATCTCCCGATTCGACGGCAAGGTCGCACTCATCACCGGCGGTTCGAGCGGCATGGGACTGGCCACCGCACGACGGCTGCTCGCCGAAGGCGCGCAGGTGGTCATCACCGGCCGGGACAAGACTCGGCTGGACGCCGCGCTCGAAGAGTTGAACGGCGACGACCGTGTGATCGCGATCCGGGCCGACGTGGGGCGTCTGGCCGACCTCGACGCGCTCACCGCCGCCATCGGCGACCGGCACGGACGCTTGGACGTGGTATTCGCCAACGCGGGGGTCGCGTCGTTCGGGCCGAGCGGCGAGATCACCGAGGACGAGTTCGATCGCGTCGTGGACATCAACTTCAAAGGCGTCTTCTTCACCATCCAGAAGGCCCTGCCGCTGTTGTCCGAGCACGCGGCGATCGTCATCAACGCGTCGTGGACGCTGCACCGCGGTCTGCCCGGCGGCTCCTTGTACGCGGCCACCAAAGCGGCCGTGCACAACCTGGCGCGCACCTTCGCGGCAGAGTTGGGGCCGCGCGGAATCCGGGTCAATTCCGTGAGCCCCGGCTACATCGAGACGCCCATGTTCCATGACAACGTCGGCCCCGAAGCGCACACCGCCGTGCTCGCCGAGGTCGCGGCCCGCCGGTTGGGCACCGCCGAGGATGTCGCCGACGCCGTGGCATTCCTCGCCTCCGCCGAGGCGTCCTACGTCAACGGGCAGGACCTGATCATCGACGGCGGCTTGGTCGCGGCCGTCTCCCGTGAGCTGATCTGA
- a CDS encoding helix-turn-helix transcriptional regulator, translated as MASETSAELNRRAQLRDFLRTRRARLTPQDVGLSAVGRRRTPGLRREEVAMLAGVGVSWYTWLEQGRDITVSAEVLDAIGAALRLSGPERRHLYLLAGLNPPPSGRTRDTEVTPQLRGLIEAWGSRPAVLRDRCWNLLTVNDAARAVFGFTDADHNCLISFFTNARYRGMHVEWAAIAPAVVAAFRADAAHAPGDPEFGRVVGELTAASPEFARLWARHDVDAAVQAVKAVRHPEAGDLLFDTTTLAVADHPDWFLVLYNPQPGTETAQRVEGLTRIGLAVSA; from the coding sequence ATGGCCAGCGAAACCTCGGCGGAGCTGAACCGGCGTGCCCAGCTCCGCGACTTCCTCCGCACCCGTAGAGCCCGGCTGACGCCGCAGGACGTCGGCCTGTCGGCGGTAGGCCGTCGCCGGACGCCCGGCCTGCGGCGGGAGGAGGTCGCGATGCTCGCCGGGGTGGGCGTGTCCTGGTACACGTGGCTGGAGCAGGGACGCGACATCACGGTGTCGGCGGAGGTACTCGACGCGATCGGCGCGGCACTGCGCCTGTCCGGGCCGGAGCGCAGGCATCTGTATCTGCTCGCCGGCCTCAACCCGCCGCCGTCCGGCCGCACGCGCGACACCGAGGTCACCCCGCAGCTGCGTGGGCTGATCGAGGCGTGGGGCTCGCGACCCGCGGTGCTGCGTGACCGCTGCTGGAATCTGCTCACGGTCAACGACGCGGCGCGAGCCGTCTTCGGATTCACCGACGCCGACCACAACTGCTTGATCTCGTTCTTCACCAACGCCAGGTATCGCGGAATGCACGTGGAGTGGGCCGCGATCGCGCCCGCGGTCGTTGCCGCGTTCCGTGCCGACGCGGCGCATGCCCCCGGTGACCCGGAATTCGGCCGGGTGGTCGGCGAACTCACCGCCGCGAGCCCCGAGTTCGCCCGGTTGTGGGCCCGCCACGACGTGGACGCCGCCGTCCAAGCCGTGAAGGCGGTGCGCCATCCGGAGGCCGGTGACCTGCTGTTCGACACGACCACCCTCGCGGTGGCCGACCACCCGGACTGGTTCCTGGTGCTCTACAACCCGCAACCGGGCACCGAGACCGCGCAGCGAGTCGAAGGGCTGACGCGGATCGGACTCGCCGTCTCGGCATGA
- a CDS encoding NUDIX domain-containing protein, giving the protein MIRTAALAHVRDRRLLQARSVGKEVFYMAGGKIDPGETPEAALHREVREELGVGVVSFDELGVFQAEAYGHSPGTRLHMTCFTAELDGEPRPTSEIAELRYFTVSEYAAMDHVAPGSMLVFRRLHELGAVDW; this is encoded by the coding sequence GTGATTCGCACAGCCGCGCTGGCCCATGTCCGGGATCGTCGCCTGTTGCAGGCGCGCTCGGTCGGCAAGGAAGTCTTCTACATGGCCGGCGGCAAGATCGACCCCGGTGAGACGCCCGAGGCGGCGTTGCACCGCGAGGTGCGCGAAGAACTCGGTGTGGGCGTCGTCTCCTTCGATGAACTCGGAGTATTCCAGGCCGAGGCGTATGGGCACTCCCCCGGCACCCGGCTGCACATGACCTGCTTCACCGCGGAACTCGACGGCGAACCGCGACCGACGAGCGAGATCGCCGAGCTGCGCTACTTCACCGTCAGCGAGTACGCCGCGATGGACCACGTGGCCCCCGGCTCGATGCTGGTCTTCCGCAGACTCCACGAACTCGGCGCGGTCGACTGGTAG
- a CDS encoding DUF6011 domain-containing protein gives MAETGEAPTVRLVAHCRRCRGWLLSPESVARGIGPTCAVRESAELRAVTARQPRELTLFDIAA, from the coding sequence ATGGCTGAGACCGGCGAAGCCCCCACCGTGAGACTTGTCGCGCATTGCCGCCGTTGCCGCGGCTGGCTGCTGTCACCCGAATCGGTGGCCCGAGGCATCGGGCCGACCTGCGCGGTCCGGGAAAGCGCCGAACTGCGCGCCGTCACCGCACGACAACCACGGGAGCTGACCTTGTTCGACATCGCGGCATGA